A region of Nostoc sp. 'Peltigera membranacea cyanobiont' N6 DNA encodes the following proteins:
- a CDS encoding AI-2E family transporter: MQTRKLLDWWQTFTPIARIVAIALFVPLLVLNGWALSVFFNYFHSLIVILVGASVLAFLLNYPVSWLEHHGAKRDQVAILVFLLALSILLALGVTLFPLALTQAQQLVARLPELIDSGRSQLMILNQKAETFGLPINLDALVVQINDRVKGQLQAIAGQVLNLAVVTVTSLLDILLTMVLTFYLLQHGSELWESLVEWLPSKFRDPFSKTVRLSFQNFFITQLILSTCMASALIPTFLWLKVPFGLLFGLTIGLMALIPFGGSVGIAMTTLLVALQDFSMGVRVLIAAVIVQQILENLIAPRILGSFTGLNPVWILISVLTGARIGGLLGVIVAVPTAVVIKTALSALRPGGETNDSGTGEITAPVAANESPKTDPKNTLSISEATLP; encoded by the coding sequence ATGCAGACACGCAAGCTACTCGACTGGTGGCAAACATTCACACCAATAGCGCGAATCGTGGCGATCGCGTTATTCGTTCCACTGCTAGTTCTAAATGGTTGGGCACTTTCGGTCTTTTTTAATTATTTCCATTCTCTCATAGTCATTTTAGTCGGAGCCTCAGTCCTAGCATTTCTGCTCAACTACCCCGTGAGTTGGCTGGAACATCATGGTGCTAAACGAGATCAAGTTGCCATCCTAGTATTTCTCCTGGCTTTATCGATTTTATTGGCGTTGGGTGTGACACTTTTTCCGTTGGCCCTTACCCAAGCTCAACAACTGGTAGCTCGTTTGCCAGAATTGATCGACTCTGGACGCTCTCAGCTAATGATATTAAACCAAAAAGCTGAGACTTTTGGCTTACCGATTAACCTCGATGCTCTGGTTGTGCAAATCAACGATCGCGTCAAGGGGCAATTACAAGCGATCGCTGGTCAAGTTTTAAATCTGGCGGTAGTTACAGTCACAAGTCTTCTAGATATCCTCTTGACGATGGTTTTGACTTTCTACCTTTTACAGCATGGCAGCGAACTCTGGGAAAGTTTAGTGGAATGGCTACCCTCTAAATTCCGCGATCCTTTCTCGAAAACAGTCCGCCTCAGCTTTCAAAATTTCTTCATCACCCAGTTGATTTTATCTACTTGCATGGCCTCAGCCCTCATTCCTACCTTTTTGTGGCTAAAAGTGCCATTTGGACTGCTATTCGGCTTAACTATTGGTCTGATGGCTCTCATCCCCTTTGGTGGTTCTGTGGGCATCGCTATGACTACATTGTTGGTAGCACTGCAAGATTTCTCAATGGGTGTGAGAGTTTTGATAGCAGCAGTAATCGTACAGCAAATTCTCGAAAACTTAATTGCTCCCCGAATTTTAGGCAGTTTTACGGGTTTAAATCCAGTTTGGATTTTAATTTCAGTTTTAACAGGAGCAAGAATTGGCGGACTATTGGGTGTAATTGTGGCAGTACCCACAGCTGTTGTGATTAAAACCGCTTTAAGTGCCTTGCGTCCTGGTGGCGAGACAAACGATAGCGGCACGGGGGAAATAACTGCACCCGTTGCAGCCAACGAATCTCCAAAAACTGACCCTAAAAATACTCTGAGTATTTCGGAAGCAACATTACCGTAA
- a CDS encoding serpin family protein, giving the protein MNRQKFSDAKENFLQRRYGVSLGRRYALAAASVVLFSVLGCSQVESNKSALAQSSLPQPETPLQKKTVNPDTRIVESSNKFGFKLFSEVLKDDKGENNIFISPSSIAIALAMTYNGASGSTQQAMAKTLELQGMNLPEINSAYAAALKQLLDNQDAKVQLSIANSLWANQDVSFAPDFLKRTQDFYQAKVSNLNFKDAAASSIINNWVKENTKGKITKIVEKIEPSQVLFLINAIYFKGNWSNEFDKSKTAQYPFYITPSRRKQHLMMSQEGDYRYYENEQFQAVSLPYGKDGKTSFYIFLPKQNSNLKALYQNLSFENWEKWMTQFNKQKGFIRLPRFKTDYEVTLNDALKSLGMAEAFSNKANFSGMGKNFAISQVKHKTFVEVNEEGTEAAAATSVGIVATSLREEPEPFRMIVDRPFFCAIRNNQTGNILFMGSIIEPQ; this is encoded by the coding sequence ATGAATCGACAAAAATTTAGTGATGCAAAAGAAAACTTTCTGCAAAGACGTTATGGTGTGAGTCTAGGCAGACGTTATGCTCTGGCAGCTGCAAGTGTTGTTCTATTCAGTGTATTAGGGTGTTCTCAAGTTGAGAGTAACAAAAGCGCCCTTGCCCAATCTAGTTTACCTCAACCAGAAACTCCATTGCAAAAAAAAACAGTCAACCCTGATACAAGAATAGTTGAGTCTAGTAATAAGTTTGGCTTCAAACTATTTTCAGAAGTTCTGAAAGATGATAAAGGTGAGAATAATATTTTTATCTCACCTTCGAGTATAGCGATCGCTCTCGCCATGACCTACAACGGTGCTAGCGGCTCAACTCAACAAGCAATGGCAAAAACCCTAGAATTACAGGGAATGAATCTACCAGAAATCAACTCTGCTTACGCGGCGGCATTAAAGCAGCTTTTAGACAATCAGGATGCAAAAGTACAACTGAGTATTGCTAACTCGCTTTGGGCAAATCAAGATGTTAGCTTTGCACCAGATTTCCTCAAGAGAACCCAGGATTTCTATCAAGCTAAGGTTAGCAATTTAAACTTTAAAGATGCCGCCGCGTCAAGTATTATAAATAATTGGGTAAAAGAAAATACTAAGGGTAAAATTACTAAAATAGTTGAAAAAATTGAACCAAGTCAAGTATTGTTTCTAATTAATGCCATATATTTTAAAGGTAATTGGAGTAACGAATTTGACAAAAGTAAAACTGCCCAATACCCTTTTTACATCACACCTAGTAGACGAAAACAACACCTGATGATGTCACAAGAAGGTGACTATAGATATTACGAAAATGAACAATTTCAGGCAGTTAGTTTACCTTATGGTAAAGATGGTAAAACCAGTTTTTATATATTCCTTCCCAAACAGAACTCTAATCTGAAAGCCTTATATCAAAACCTGAGTTTTGAAAACTGGGAAAAATGGATGACTCAGTTCAACAAACAAAAAGGGTTTATTAGGCTACCCCGCTTCAAAACAGATTACGAAGTTACACTCAATGATGCTTTGAAAAGTTTAGGCATGGCAGAGGCTTTCAGCAACAAAGCCAATTTTTCTGGCATGGGTAAAAATTTTGCCATTAGCCAAGTTAAGCATAAAACTTTCGTCGAAGTAAACGAAGAAGGGACTGAAGCGGCTGCGGCTACTTCAGTGGGAATAGTCGCAACATCTTTAAGAGAGGAACCAGAACCATTCCGAATGATTGTCGATCGTCCCTTCTTCTGTGCTATTAGAAATAATCAGACGGGAAACATTTTGTTTATGGGTTCCATCATTGAGCCACAATGA